From one Melospiza melodia melodia isolate bMelMel2 chromosome 6, bMelMel2.pri, whole genome shotgun sequence genomic stretch:
- the CD59 gene encoding CD59 glycoprotein, producing the protein MTKMNFILLTTCIVLIAFCGSGSALRCYHCDNSPTLCRTNSTCLATEDTCLQLKFGKLRTFSCWKTSQCNVNEIADSFLLDNFEFFCCQHDLCNESAITGVNKAAFSIASVMAMLWMLL; encoded by the exons ATGACCAAGATGAACTTCATCCTGCTGACCACCTGCATTGTTCTGATTGCTTTTTGTGGCTCTG GTTCTGCCTTAAGATGTTACCACTGTGACAACAGCCCTACCCTGTGCAGGACCAACAGCACCTGCTTAGCGACTGAAGACACTTGCTTGCAGTTAAAATTTG GTAAATTGAGAACTTTCTCCTGCTGGAAGACATCCCAGTGCAATGTGAATGAAATTGCTGATTCCTTCCTGTTGGATAATTTTGAATTCTTTTGCTGCCAACACGACCTGTGCAATGAGAGTGCAATTACTGGGGTTAACAAAGCCGCCTTCAGTATTGCTTCTGTAATGGCCATGTTATGGATGCTCCTGTAA
- the FBXO3 gene encoding F-box only protein 3 has translation MAAPPDMELSPSLSLELLPTDPLLLIFSFLDYRDLVSCCYLNRRLNQLSSHDPLWKRHCKKYWLISEEEKSRRNQSWRAIFISTYSDLGRYIHYYATLKKAWDDLEQYLGQWCPRMISSLKESVREEDLDAVEAQIRCKLPDDYRCSFRIHNGQKLVVPGLMGSMALSNHYRSEDLLDIDTAAGGFQQRLGLKQCLPLTFCIHTGLSQYMALESVEGRNKYEIFYQCPEQMARNPSTIVMFITGTSYLEWFTSYVNKVVTGGYPIIRDQIFRYVHDKDCVATTEDITVSVSTSFLPELSSVHPPHYFFTYRIRIEMSKDALPENACQLESRYWRITNAKGDVEEVQGPGVVGEFPVISPGKVYEYTSCTTFTTTSGYMEGYYTFHCLYNKDRFFNVTIPRFHMVCPAFKVSTA, from the exons ATGGCGGCGCCCCCAGACATGGAGCTCTCCCCGagcctgagcctggagctgctccccaCCGACCCGCTGCTGCTCATCTTCAGCTTCCTCGACTACCGGGATCTGGTGAG TTGCTGCTATTTGAATAGAAGATTAAATCAGCTATCAAGCCATGACCCACTGTGGAAAAGACACTGCAAAAAATACTGGCTCATTTCAGA GGAGGAAAAAAGCAGACGGAACCAGAGCTGGAGAGCCATCTTCATCAGCACCTACTCTGATTTGGGAAGGTACATCCACTACTATGCCACGCTGAAAAAGGCCTGGGATGACCTGGAGCAGTACCTGGGGCAGTGGTGTCCGCGCATGATCAGCTCTCTGAAAG AGAGTGTGAGGGAGGAGGATCTGGATGCTGTGGAGGCACAAATCCGCTGCAAGCTCCCCGATGACTATCGGTGCTCCTTCCGTATCCATAATGGGCAGAAGTTGGTTGTTCCAGG GCTGATGGGCAGCATGGCCCTGTCCAACCACTACCGCTCCGAGGACCTGCTGGACATCGACACGGCGGCCGGGGGCTTCCAGCAGAGGCTGGGGCTCAAGCAGTGCCTGCCCCTGACCTTCTGCATCCACACGGGCCTCAGCCAGTACATGGCCCTGGAGAGCGTGGAGGGACGCAACAAATACGAGATCTTCTACCAGTGCCCA GAGCAAATGGCTCGCAATCCATCTACTATTGTTATGTTCATTACAG GTACATCTTACTTGGAATGGTTTACATCTTATGTAAACAAAGTTGTCACTGGAGGTTATCCTATCATCAGAGACCAGATTTTCAG gtatGTGCATGATAAAGATTGTGTTGCTACCACAGAAGATATCACTGTGTCTGTGTCCACCTCTTTTCTACCTGAACTCAGCTCTGTACATCCACCACATTATTTCTTCACTTACAGAATCAG AATTGAAATGTCCAAAGATGCCCTTCCTGAGAATGCCTGTCAGCTGGAGAGTCGATACTGGAGAATAACAAATGCCAAAGGTGATGTGGAAGAAGTCCAAGGTCCTGGAGTAGTTG GAGAGTTCCCAGTTATCAGCCCAGGGAAGGTCTACGAGTACACCAGCTGTACCACGTTTACCACAACCTCTGGATACATGGAGGGCTACTACACCTTCCACTGCCTCTACAACAAGGACAGATTCTTTAATGTCACAATCCCTAGGTTTCATATGGTGTGTCCAGCATTCAAGGTGTCCACAGCATGA